A single window of uncultured Methanospirillum sp. DNA harbors:
- the glyS gene encoding glycine--tRNA ligase, producing MSFAVVSKADKKSQVPENDIYDQVIDLARRRGFVWPSSECYGSVAGFIDYGPLGTLLKRRIENMWRQFYVVSEGYYEIECPTIGQEAIYVASGHVGGFADKMCQCPACEEYLRADHIAEAHNVPDASVLNAAELQKAICGLPCPACGEKLDKIEVFAFNLMFQTSIGPGSQRKGYLRPETAQGIFVDFGRLLRFYRDRLPFGTVQIGKSYRNEISPRQGMIRLREFTQAEAEIFVHPEEKNHPNFSRYADYSFPLFSYKEQQSGGEAKVYSMKDAVAQGIIANEYVAYYLALTHELLITIGVKPEKLRFRQHLPDERAHYAEDCWDAEIRSERFGWVETVGIADRTDYDLKAHAEESGDSFTVYIQFAEPKRERRKIISANMGVLGPQYRGKAKAIADALATVTPGPDGATVTVDGEEYFVPSNLFEISEQDVDVRGTDVRPHVIEPSYGIDRMIYAVLEHSFDEEDVDGEIRKVMRFPFRIAPVQVAVLPLMARDGLDTIAREITHALHTHEILAEYDDSGAIGRRYRRQDEVGTPLAITVDYDTKEDQTVTLRERDSMKQVRVKISDLSHLVSGLIKGHQDFSAL from the coding sequence GTGTCATTCGCGGTGGTTTCAAAGGCAGATAAAAAGTCGCAGGTTCCAGAGAACGATATCTATGATCAGGTCATTGATCTTGCTAGGCGACGAGGTTTTGTCTGGCCGTCCTCTGAATGCTATGGATCGGTTGCTGGTTTCATCGATTATGGTCCGCTCGGTACCCTTCTTAAGCGACGGATAGAGAATATGTGGCGTCAGTTCTACGTGGTATCAGAAGGCTACTACGAGATCGAGTGCCCAACCATCGGCCAGGAAGCTATCTATGTTGCGTCAGGTCACGTAGGTGGATTTGCTGACAAGATGTGCCAGTGCCCTGCCTGTGAAGAGTATCTGCGTGCAGACCATATTGCTGAAGCCCACAATGTGCCTGATGCTTCGGTGCTGAACGCCGCAGAACTCCAGAAAGCTATCTGTGGTCTTCCATGTCCTGCCTGCGGAGAAAAACTGGATAAGATAGAGGTGTTTGCCTTTAATCTCATGTTCCAGACGTCGATAGGTCCTGGTTCCCAACGGAAAGGATATCTCAGGCCCGAGACTGCCCAGGGGATCTTTGTTGACTTTGGTCGTCTCCTCAGGTTTTACCGCGATCGACTTCCCTTTGGGACAGTCCAGATCGGCAAGTCGTACCGGAACGAGATCTCACCACGTCAGGGGATGATCAGGCTCCGTGAATTTACCCAGGCCGAGGCCGAGATCTTTGTCCATCCTGAAGAGAAGAACCACCCAAACTTCTCCCGGTATGCAGACTACTCATTCCCACTCTTCTCTTACAAGGAGCAACAGTCTGGCGGTGAAGCAAAGGTCTACTCTATGAAAGACGCGGTTGCCCAGGGTATCATTGCCAACGAATATGTCGCATACTACCTTGCCCTTACCCATGAGCTGCTCATCACCATCGGAGTAAAGCCTGAGAAACTCAGGTTCAGACAGCACCTTCCCGATGAACGTGCTCATTACGCTGAGGACTGCTGGGATGCAGAGATCCGTTCTGAGCGGTTCGGGTGGGTTGAGACGGTTGGTATCGCTGACCGGACTGATTATGATCTTAAGGCCCATGCTGAGGAGAGCGGCGATTCGTTCACGGTCTATATCCAGTTTGCAGAGCCAAAGCGTGAACGCCGGAAGATTATCTCTGCCAATATGGGGGTTCTCGGCCCCCAGTACCGTGGCAAGGCAAAAGCGATTGCGGATGCCCTCGCGACTGTCACCCCCGGCCCTGACGGTGCAACCGTTACGGTCGACGGAGAGGAGTACTTTGTCCCGTCAAATCTCTTTGAGATATCAGAGCAGGATGTGGATGTCCGTGGTACCGATGTCAGACCGCATGTGATTGAGCCGAGTTATGGGATCGACCGTATGATCTATGCTGTACTCGAGCACTCATTTGATGAAGAGGACGTTGATGGTGAGATTAGAAAGGTGATGCGGTTCCCGTTCAGGATTGCTCCGGTCCAGGTTGCGGTCCTGCCCCTCATGGCACGGGACGGACTTGACACTATTGCCCGGGAGATCACCCATGCCCTGCATACCCATGAGATCCTGGCAGAGTACGATGATTCAGGTGCGATCGGACGACGGTACCGCAGACAGGATGAGGTCGGAACCCCTCTTGCCATCACTGTTGACTATGATACCAAAGAGGATCAGACTGTGACCCTTCGTGAGCGTGACAGTATGAAACAGGTGCGGGTAAA
- a CDS encoding metal-dependent hydrolase, whose product MKLTWLGHSCVLLDGSRRVLIDPFVPDGNIPCTPDIVAVTHAHADHLGCTLDLGVKTIAMNDLAYYLKDKGLEVEPMNLGGTITIDGIEFTMTAALHSSWIEDAGIGVYGGAAAGYLITMDGVTVYHAGDTALFGDMKLIGRIYNPDIALLPIGGRYTMGPREAMIAAEFVGAPVVIPIHYNTSPKIAQDAGEFKRIIERTTDLKVVVLEPGESYETTSV is encoded by the coding sequence ATGAAACTTACCTGGCTTGGGCACTCCTGTGTACTTCTGGATGGGTCCCGCAGAGTGCTCATCGATCCTTTTGTGCCTGATGGGAATATCCCCTGCACTCCGGATATCGTGGCTGTGACGCATGCCCACGCTGACCATCTTGGATGTACCCTTGACCTCGGGGTAAAAACCATTGCCATGAACGACCTCGCCTACTATCTGAAAGATAAGGGACTGGAGGTTGAGCCGATGAATCTCGGGGGGACGATCACGATTGACGGGATCGAATTCACGATGACCGCAGCTCTTCACTCATCATGGATAGAGGATGCCGGTATCGGTGTGTATGGAGGGGCCGCTGCCGGGTATCTTATCACCATGGACGGGGTGACTGTGTATCATGCCGGAGATACCGCCCTGTTCGGAGATATGAAACTGATAGGCAGGATATATAATCCGGACATTGCTCTCCTCCCTATTGGCGGGAGGTATACTATGGGGCCTCGTGAAGCGATGATAGCAGCAGAATTTGTTGGTGCACCGGTAGTTATCCCGATTCACTACAACACCTCACCCAAAATCGCACAGGATGCAGGCGAGTTCAAGCGGATCATCGAGCGGACAACAGACCTGAAGGTTGTCGTGCTTGAGCCTGGTGAGTCATACGAGACTACATCAGTGTAA
- a CDS encoding type II toxin-antitoxin system HicA family toxin: MKVPRDISGSDLISYLISIGFQKIRQTGSHVRLECVIDGEPYGITVPLHDPLKTGTLTHIVKEIAQKTGRDWISMMEEL; this comes from the coding sequence ATGAAAGTTCCCCGGGATATTTCTGGCTCTGATTTAATATCCTATCTTATTTCGATAGGATTTCAAAAAATCAGGCAGACGGGAAGTCATGTTCGGCTCGAATGTGTGATCGATGGGGAACCGTATGGAATAACTGTTCCATTACATGATCCTCTCAAAACCGGAACTCTCACTCATATTGTGAAAGAAATCGCACAAAAGACCGGGAGAGACTGGATATCCATGATGGAAGAATTGTAA
- a CDS encoding response regulator receiver protein encodes MPEEIQKKEQLLQLFTNMTGNTQIVEPMKKIHGTLRDSDAVEREIALIMRELLDQGIFKTKLRPIQLAKLICAYHSGKNDTEIARDLGDEKLSKTVARARVRMKLFRELDFKMPFDRFKMEELMTSGKTMKEISEQLGISPSTLREYRHVLEAMIDRDMDRYIERIKDVMEDRDLTEQMTASATKDAFGESIDITEAELIDIT; translated from the coding sequence ATGCCTGAAGAGATCCAGAAGAAAGAACAGCTTTTACAGTTGTTCACCAATATGACCGGCAACACACAGATTGTGGAGCCGATGAAGAAGATTCACGGCACTCTTCGTGATAGTGACGCAGTCGAGCGGGAGATTGCACTCATTATGCGTGAACTGCTCGACCAGGGGATCTTCAAGACAAAACTGCGTCCCATCCAGCTTGCAAAACTCATCTGTGCCTATCATTCAGGGAAGAATGACACAGAGATTGCCAGGGATCTGGGAGATGAAAAACTGTCTAAAACAGTGGCCCGGGCACGTGTAAGGATGAAACTCTTCCGTGAACTTGATTTCAAGATGCCATTTGACCGGTTCAAGATGGAAGAACTCATGACTTCTGGGAAGACCATGAAGGAGATCAGCGAGCAGCTCGGGATCAGCCCTTCAACCCTGCGTGAGTACCGCCATGTGCTTGAGGCAATGATAGACCGGGACATGGATAGGTACATTGAGCGGATCAAGGACGTGATGGAAGATCGTGATCTGACAGAACAGATGACCGCCAGTGCGACCAAGGATGCCTTTGGTGAATCGATCGATATCACCGAGGCAGAACTGATCGACATCACCTGA